The proteins below come from a single Triticum aestivum cultivar Chinese Spring chromosome 5D, IWGSC CS RefSeq v2.1, whole genome shotgun sequence genomic window:
- the LOC123120900 gene encoding 60S ribosomal protein L17-1, which translates to MLLYKWPLPPTFPTPRSRRRRCLVYRAAAAMVKYSTDPANPTKSAKAMGRDLRVHFKNTRETAFALRKMSLNKAKRYLEDVLAHKQAIPFRRYCRGVGRTAQVKNRQPNGQGRWPAKSAKFVLDLLKNAESNAEVKGLDVDALYISHIQVNQAQKQRRRTYRAHGRINPYMSNPCHIELILSEKEEPVKKEAESQIARKA; encoded by the exons ATGCTCCTATATAAATGGCCGCTTCCCCCAACCTTCCCAACCCCTcgctctcgccgccgccgctgccttgtCTACCGCGCCGCCGCAGCCATG GTGAAGTACTCAACGGATCCCGCCAATCCCACCAAGT CCGCCAAGGCCATGGGCCGGGACCTGCGTGTGCATTTCAAG AACACGAGGGAAACAGCGTTTGCCCTGAGGAAGATGTCATTGAACAAAGCCAAGAGGTACCTTGAGGATGTGTTGGCACACAAGCAAGCTATCCCCTTCCGGAGGTACTGCCGTGGTGTTGGGCGTACAGCCCAGGTTAAGAACCGCCAGCCAAATGGTCAGGGACGCTGGCCTGCCAAGTCTGCTAAGTTCGTTCTGGATCTTCTTAAGAACGCAGAGAGCAATGCTGAG GTGAAAGGTCTTGATGTCGATGCTCTCTACATTTCACACATCCAAGTGAACCAGGCCCAGAAGCAGCGGCGCCGGACCTACCGTGCCCATGGACGCATCAACC CCTACATGTCCAACCCTTGCCACATCGAGCTGATCTTGTCGGAGAAGGAAGAGCCGGTGAAGAAGGAG GCTGAGTCCCAGATCGCCAGGAAGGCCTAG